In a single window of the Terriglobales bacterium genome:
- a CDS encoding carboxypeptidase-like regulatory domain-containing protein, whose amino-acid sequence MRKYSRAAVVLFTLVLLVFADAQVQKRLTMSGVVSDQQSHAPVEGAAITLVGNQANLGTTDREGSFVLNLSVGVQEGSSVRIRVEKAGYKVYDKWVAVSTTIPLQVPLEPLSPRAPVKHTDSAHFGEVNIKMPRDGWMAEWGAKPPNVVRVVARAEPFLPYRGAVHLMLICRVVDNTIDEMQDTAIEKSVLFSPTQAQFEMEMTLSQSFLQRASTHAPQMAHVSLVFLPRNANPANILKLADVERVGGSILITNGFGLALASQIERTGNINQSGGGNNAVIGNGNVVGNTLNLPGPVAPNDPIFPNSIDLQVAEWMIQETKKINDKEHECQYTRRRELDAGASGEGAKFSFWSEIRECCAAETQKLHDSILNRLPSAKEGEGEFSYEQHFKRNLRPDQTPSECGVALWVTEYLERMGKKLKLQVAPRPDPKELRFSEGQVPANDKGLSYAMVATIQTDTRLPPGYIVVELDTMEDLASTGCDLCEREPFIPNNRDPDNTELTEYIAQLSQRRVLGGVWKLQKSFTPDNPFHFGAEGSKPVHVKKVMFFAE is encoded by the coding sequence TTGTCAGCGATCAGCAGTCCCACGCCCCAGTTGAGGGTGCTGCAATTACCCTTGTTGGAAATCAAGCCAATCTGGGTACGACCGATCGAGAAGGTTCCTTTGTCCTGAACCTATCTGTAGGGGTACAGGAAGGCAGCTCCGTTCGCATTCGCGTGGAAAAGGCCGGTTATAAGGTGTACGACAAGTGGGTAGCCGTCTCCACCACCATTCCACTTCAGGTTCCATTGGAGCCGCTATCACCGCGGGCCCCTGTCAAGCACACGGATAGCGCTCATTTCGGTGAAGTTAATATCAAGATGCCGAGAGATGGATGGATGGCTGAGTGGGGTGCCAAACCACCGAATGTAGTGCGCGTCGTGGCGAGAGCAGAGCCATTCCTTCCATATAGAGGGGCTGTCCATCTAATGTTGATATGCCGAGTAGTTGATAACACAATTGACGAGATGCAGGACACAGCAATTGAAAAGAGTGTCTTATTTTCTCCGACACAAGCGCAGTTTGAAATGGAGATGACGCTAAGTCAGTCTTTTCTACAGCGGGCCTCGACGCATGCCCCTCAGATGGCACATGTCTCTTTGGTCTTTCTGCCGAGAAATGCTAATCCGGCCAATATCCTGAAATTGGCCGATGTTGAACGTGTTGGCGGCTCGATCCTAATAACAAATGGTTTTGGTCTGGCATTGGCATCCCAAATCGAAAGGACAGGAAACATCAATCAGAGCGGAGGCGGAAACAATGCGGTAATCGGCAATGGCAATGTGGTTGGGAATACGCTAAATCTGCCTGGGCCCGTCGCTCCGAACGACCCTATTTTCCCCAACAGCATCGACTTGCAGGTGGCCGAATGGATGATTCAAGAAACAAAGAAGATAAACGATAAGGAGCACGAATGCCAGTACACACGGCGTCGGGAACTTGACGCAGGTGCCAGCGGGGAGGGCGCTAAATTTTCCTTTTGGAGCGAGATAAGGGAATGCTGTGCCGCAGAGACTCAAAAGTTACATGACTCGATCTTGAATCGCCTTCCGTCTGCGAAGGAAGGTGAGGGTGAGTTCAGTTATGAGCAGCACTTCAAAAGGAATCTCCGTCCCGACCAAACACCGAGTGAGTGTGGCGTAGCACTGTGGGTGACAGAGTATCTGGAAAGAATGGGAAAAAAACTAAAACTACAAGTCGCTCCACGGCCCGACCCGAAAGAACTTCGATTCTCGGAAGGACAAGTACCTGCCAATGACAAAGGCCTTTCCTATGCGATGGTGGCTACGATTCAGACTGATACGAGGTTGCCACCCGGGTACATTGTCGTGGAACTTGACACTATGGAGGACCTCGCGAGTACAGGATGTGACCTATGCGAGAGGGAACCGTTTATTCCCAACAATCGAGACCCGGATAATACAGAACTCACAGAGTACATCGCACAGTTGTCGCAACGCCGGGTATTGGGAGGAGTTTGGAAACTGCAAAAGAGTTTTACGCCTGACAACCCATTTCATTTTGGTGCTGAGGGGAGTAAGCCAGTTCACGTGAAGAAAGTGATGTTCTTTGCAGAATAG